A DNA window from Gallaecimonas xiamenensis 3-C-1 contains the following coding sequences:
- the flhA gene encoding flagellar biosynthesis protein FlhA — translation MKSSFNSSYAAIPLVLLSVLAMMILPLPPWLIDTLFTFNIVLAVLVLLVSVSAKRPLDFSVFPTILLVATLMRLTLNVASTRIVLLNGHNGSDAAGKVIQAFGEVVIGGNYVVGMVVFVILMIINFVVITKGGERISEVAARFTLDALPGKQMAIDADLNAGVIDQAQAKQRRQEVASEADFYGAMDGASKFVRGDAIAGLMILVINLLGGLAIGVFQHGLSGAEAFKLYALLTIGDGLVAQIPSLLLATAAAIIVTRVNDESEMSEQVNDQLLASPRVIWTAAAVMTVLGLIPGMPWQAFLGFAAVLAFTAWRQGQVQPVNTKQESYQELTDKLGKDQPLVWTDLPHVDTLAIDLGYRLVTLVDKAQGAELLGRVRGVRKTLSEQMGFLVPEVRIRDNLQLGASEYRIKIGGVAVARGEVDPERLMAIQSGEVYGQLDGELTVEPAYQMDAVLISPDQKAKALNLGYSVVDSATIIGTHLGKVMREHLDELFGHDDVIALGDRLKAVSDKLAESLNSQLTPIQQLRVFRQLLADQVGLMDIRTIATTLVDSCELTKDPVLLAADVRCALKRSLVRQAIGDREQLVTMTLDDKLEQTLLKALNQAQSGGKVSLDSFPIEPSLLGKLQQVMPHLKDEMQRQGHPPVLLVVPQLRPLLARYARTFARGLKVLSYNEIPEKMHIDVVGTLG, via the coding sequence GTGAAGTCGTCCTTTAACAGTTCTTACGCCGCCATCCCGCTGGTACTGCTGTCAGTACTGGCCATGATGATACTGCCGCTGCCGCCCTGGCTTATCGATACCCTCTTTACCTTCAACATCGTGTTGGCGGTACTGGTGCTGCTGGTGTCGGTGTCGGCGAAAAGGCCCCTGGACTTCTCCGTCTTCCCCACCATCCTGCTGGTGGCCACCCTGATGCGCCTGACGCTGAACGTGGCCTCGACCCGGATAGTACTGCTCAACGGCCACAACGGCTCCGACGCCGCCGGTAAGGTTATTCAAGCCTTCGGTGAGGTGGTGATCGGCGGCAACTATGTGGTGGGCATGGTGGTCTTCGTGATCCTGATGATCATCAACTTCGTGGTGATCACCAAGGGTGGCGAGCGGATCTCCGAGGTAGCGGCCCGCTTCACCCTGGACGCCTTGCCCGGCAAGCAGATGGCCATCGACGCCGACCTGAACGCCGGGGTTATCGACCAGGCCCAGGCCAAACAGCGCCGCCAGGAAGTGGCCAGCGAGGCCGACTTCTACGGGGCCATGGACGGTGCGTCCAAGTTCGTGCGCGGCGACGCCATCGCCGGCTTGATGATCCTGGTGATAAACCTGTTGGGCGGCCTGGCTATCGGGGTCTTCCAGCACGGCCTGTCCGGCGCTGAAGCCTTCAAGCTCTATGCCCTGCTGACCATAGGTGACGGCCTGGTTGCCCAGATCCCGTCGCTGCTGCTGGCCACCGCCGCCGCCATCATCGTCACCCGGGTCAACGACGAGTCGGAGATGTCCGAGCAGGTCAACGATCAGCTGCTGGCTTCGCCCCGGGTGATCTGGACCGCCGCTGCGGTAATGACGGTGCTTGGCCTTATTCCCGGCATGCCCTGGCAGGCTTTCCTGGGTTTTGCCGCCGTGCTGGCCTTTACCGCCTGGCGCCAAGGGCAGGTACAACCGGTCAATACCAAGCAGGAAAGCTACCAGGAGCTCACCGACAAGCTCGGCAAGGACCAACCCCTGGTCTGGACCGACTTACCCCATGTGGACACCCTGGCCATCGATTTGGGCTACCGGCTGGTGACCCTGGTGGACAAGGCCCAGGGGGCCGAACTGCTGGGCCGGGTAAGGGGTGTGAGAAAAACCCTGTCGGAACAGATGGGTTTCCTGGTTCCGGAAGTACGTATCCGCGACAACCTACAGCTTGGTGCCAGTGAATATCGAATAAAGATTGGCGGCGTTGCGGTCGCCAGGGGGGAAGTAGACCCGGAAAGACTGATGGCTATTCAGAGTGGCGAGGTCTACGGCCAATTGGACGGGGAATTGACGGTGGAGCCGGCCTACCAGATGGATGCCGTGCTGATCTCCCCCGACCAGAAGGCCAAGGCCCTGAACCTGGGGTATTCGGTGGTAGACAGTGCCACCATCATCGGTACCCATCTGGGCAAGGTGATGCGTGAACATCTGGACGAGCTGTTTGGCCATGACGATGTCATCGCCCTTGGGGACAGGCTCAAAGCGGTGTCGGACAAGCTGGCGGAAAGTCTTAACAGCCAGCTGACACCCATTCAGCAACTGCGGGTATTCCGCCAGTTGCTGGCCGACCAGGTGGGGCTAATGGATATTCGCACCATAGCCACCACTCTGGTGGACAGCTGCGAGTTGACCAAGGACCCGGTGCTGCTGGCCGCCGACGTGCGCTGCGCCCTTAAACGCAGCCTGGTGCGCCAGGCCATAGGGGACAGGGAACAGCTGGTGACCATGACCCTGGATGACAAGCTGGAACAGACCCTGCTGAAGGCGTTGAACCAGGCCCAGTCAGGGGGCAAGGTGTCCTTGGACAGCTTCCCCATAGAACCGAGTCTGTTAGGAAAATTGCAACAAGTGATGCCGCATTTGAAGGACGAAATGCAGCGTCAGGGGCATCCCCCTGTACTGCTGGTCGTTCCCCAGCTGCGGCCCTTGCTGGCCCGCTACGCGCGGACCTTCGCCCGTGGGCTTAAGGTCCTCTCGTATAATGAAATTCCCGAAAAAATGCATATAGATGTAGTGGGAACCCTGGGCTAA
- a CDS encoding FliI/YscN family ATPase produces the protein MTALAERLSRAAGKLGEVELGDVAGRLVRVTGLTLEVVGCRLVVGQRCLVDTKGGVPILAEVVGFDRDTAFLMPYRNVSGLYSGASVKPLDDEWRLPAGPALLGRVLDGMMQPLDDLPPPVGELISLHNTSLNPLKRTPIREPLDVGVRAMNALLTPGKGQRLGLFAGAGVGKSVLLGMMTRYTQAQVVIVGLIGERGREVREFIEEALGPEGMARAVVIAAPADQSPLLRLRAAEVCHRLAEYYRDQGQDVLLLMDSFTRYAQAQRELALAIGEPPATRGYPPSVFAALTRLAERAGNGAGQGSLSAFYTVLAEGDDQQDPISDAARAILDGHVVLSRSLAEAGHYPAIDINASISRVMTQVTTEGHRQQALRLKRLLSRYQQVRELLPLGGYQPGQDPELDESVRRYPQIAAFLQQGIHQAADFSQSLAALEEVLA, from the coding sequence GTGACAGCCCTCGCCGAGCGACTGAGCCGGGCCGCCGGCAAGCTGGGCGAGGTAGAGCTGGGGGATGTGGCCGGCCGTCTGGTCAGGGTAACCGGCCTGACCCTGGAAGTGGTGGGCTGCCGGCTGGTGGTGGGGCAGCGCTGCCTGGTGGATACCAAAGGCGGCGTACCTATCCTGGCCGAAGTGGTGGGATTTGACCGCGACACCGCCTTCTTGATGCCCTATCGCAATGTCTCTGGCCTTTATTCCGGCGCCTCGGTCAAACCCCTGGACGACGAATGGCGGCTGCCGGCCGGACCGGCCCTGCTGGGCCGCGTTCTCGACGGCATGATGCAGCCCCTGGACGACCTGCCGCCCCCGGTGGGCGAGCTTATCAGCCTGCACAATACCAGCCTCAACCCCCTTAAACGCACCCCTATCCGCGAGCCACTGGACGTGGGGGTTCGCGCCATGAATGCCCTGTTAACCCCCGGTAAGGGCCAGCGCCTCGGCCTTTTCGCCGGCGCCGGTGTCGGTAAGAGTGTGCTGTTGGGGATGATGACCCGCTACACCCAGGCCCAGGTGGTGATCGTCGGCCTTATCGGCGAGCGGGGCAGGGAAGTACGGGAATTTATCGAAGAAGCCCTGGGCCCGGAGGGCATGGCCAGGGCCGTGGTCATCGCCGCCCCGGCCGACCAGTCGCCGCTGCTGCGCCTGCGCGCCGCCGAGGTCTGCCACCGCCTGGCCGAGTATTACCGCGACCAGGGCCAGGACGTGCTGCTGCTGATGGACTCCTTCACCCGTTATGCCCAGGCCCAGCGTGAGTTGGCCCTGGCCATCGGTGAACCCCCTGCTACCCGAGGCTACCCACCGTCGGTGTTTGCGGCCCTGACCCGCCTGGCGGAAAGGGCTGGCAACGGCGCCGGCCAGGGGTCGTTGTCGGCCTTCTACACCGTCTTGGCCGAAGGGGACGACCAGCAGGACCCCATCAGCGACGCGGCCCGCGCCATCCTGGACGGCCACGTGGTGCTGAGCCGCAGCCTGGCCGAAGCCGGCCATTACCCGGCCATCGACATCAATGCCTCCATCTCCCGGGTCATGACCCAAGTGACCACTGAAGGGCATCGCCAGCAGGCGCTGCGCCTCAAACGGCTGCTGTCGCGCTATCAGCAGGTCAGGGAGCTGTTGCCCCTGGGGGGCTACCAGCCCGGCCAGGATCCGGAATTGGACGAGTCGGTGCGGCGTTATCCGCAGATCGCCGCCTTCCTGCAACAGGGCATCCACCAGGCTGCGGATTTTTCCCAGAGCCTGGCCGCCCTTGAAGAGGTACTGGCCTGA
- a CDS encoding FliH/SctL family protein, giving the protein MDKIKGNYRRHRFIALSSLHARDSGEPDPFQQGYDDGFVQGQEKGLHQGLEDGRRQGQQQGFENGFREGKGQGETAGRADFEQALAPLVSVQHALEQARQQQLADNTDSLCALVEQVARRVIHAELSLNPSQILTLVQEAVGRLDSTKGPIKIFLSSDDHQRLGKVGINQCGDYPLLADGELGTGDCRLESDQQQLLIRSEERLQNCMAQVRDELENEQ; this is encoded by the coding sequence ATGGATAAAATAAAAGGTAACTACCGCCGCCACCGCTTTATCGCCCTGTCGTCCCTGCACGCCAGGGACAGCGGTGAGCCGGATCCCTTCCAGCAAGGGTACGATGACGGTTTTGTGCAGGGCCAGGAAAAGGGCCTGCACCAGGGCCTGGAAGACGGCCGCCGTCAGGGGCAGCAGCAAGGCTTCGAGAACGGCTTTCGGGAAGGCAAGGGCCAGGGCGAAACCGCCGGCCGCGCCGACTTCGAGCAGGCCCTGGCGCCCCTGGTGTCGGTGCAGCACGCCCTGGAACAGGCCCGCCAGCAGCAACTTGCGGACAACACCGACAGCCTCTGCGCCCTGGTAGAGCAGGTGGCCAGAAGGGTGATCCATGCCGAGCTCAGCCTCAACCCCTCCCAGATCCTGACCCTGGTTCAGGAGGCCGTCGGCCGCCTGGACAGCACCAAGGGCCCCATCAAGATCTTCTTGTCCAGCGATGATCACCAGCGCCTAGGCAAGGTCGGCATCAACCAGTGCGGCGACTACCCGCTGCTGGCCGATGGCGAGCTGGGCACCGGCGATTGCCGCCTGGAGAGCGACCAGCAGCAACTGCTGATCCGCTCCGAAGAGCGCCTGCAAAACTGCATGGCCCAGGTGCGCGACGAACTGGAGAACGAGCAGTGA
- a CDS encoding OmpA family protein, with amino-acid sequence MDKVAWQFTGDHFVCTLALPVKDFGEARFVRHAGEALAFQVQPSVRPSTSKGVSLSWHNAPWQPAFQSPVHAAAATLPLHFGEGESKALLSALDKGQWGLVTLPREALELPSVKWREGSSAFRRCLDEQAPMSYRQARDIALFYQPGERALTLEQRQLLGRLARYVKLDKAVGQVLVDAYTDDTGSHLGNLQLARERAADVKAALKEAGMADKLIQTRAHGDRYPATKNQNATDRQKNRLVTIRVVRTRTGK; translated from the coding sequence ATGGACAAGGTGGCCTGGCAGTTCACAGGTGATCACTTTGTCTGCACATTGGCACTGCCGGTGAAGGATTTTGGCGAGGCGCGCTTCGTGCGCCACGCCGGGGAAGCTTTGGCTTTCCAGGTCCAGCCCAGTGTCCGTCCATCCACCAGTAAAGGGGTCAGCCTGTCCTGGCACAACGCCCCCTGGCAGCCGGCTTTCCAAAGCCCGGTTCATGCCGCCGCTGCCACCTTGCCGCTGCATTTTGGTGAAGGTGAAAGCAAAGCCCTGCTCAGCGCCCTGGACAAGGGCCAGTGGGGCCTGGTGACCCTGCCTCGGGAAGCCCTGGAGCTGCCCAGCGTCAAATGGCGGGAAGGCTCTAGCGCCTTTCGCCGTTGCCTGGACGAGCAAGCCCCCATGTCTTACCGCCAGGCCAGGGACATTGCCCTGTTCTATCAGCCCGGTGAGCGCGCCCTGACCCTGGAACAGCGTCAGCTGCTGGGTCGCCTGGCCCGTTACGTCAAACTGGACAAGGCCGTTGGCCAGGTCCTGGTCGACGCCTACACCGACGATACCGGTTCTCACCTTGGCAACCTGCAGCTGGCCCGAGAGCGCGCTGCCGACGTCAAGGCCGCCCTCAAGGAAGCCGGGATGGCTGACAAGCTCATCCAGACCCGCGCCCACGGCGACCGCTACCCCGCAACCAAGAACCAGAATGCGACCGACCGGCAGAAGAACCGCCTGGTCACCATTAGGGTCGTTCGGACCAGGACAGGGAAATGA
- the fliF gene encoding flagellar basal-body MS-ring/collar protein FliF: MAELIKSAPGGEALSASLKSLGGQWRRLTADSRSVLVIALLAAIVAGAIVVILWTSSRQYVPLYGKQELYDKATIIDTLEKEGIDFQLDGNSGNVLVAEDRLADARMRLAAKGVKAALPAGLDELGNISTLGTSQFMESARYMHALEGELARTIIALDPVRSARVHLAVPKRTLFVGREEQKPTASVMVDLASPLDQNQVEAILNLVAGSIPGMTAGAVSVVDQNGNLLSAGLGELDNPARLSGKQMDYSTRLEERMKERASAMLQPLLGMENFRVQVAADVDFSSVNETREALEGDPVLTQENAKRDSSTDSIALGIPGALTNRPPVPQNNAQGQADAEPQKAVSQREETNRRFETGRAVTHTKYAQGRLRQLSVSVLVNSAQAPEGGWQQADLDQLSDMVKTAVGFDGARGDQFSLHSFNFAAQTKPLPMPEAQWWQEPVWQNYLRYAVGGLMVLLLILFGIRPLVRHLVRPAQAPGDDDLLALDEDDSELLSQSRSRAELDDDEEELLAALPPPGSELEVQLKHLQLLVDKETARVAEVVKQWVSSDEQRHD; encoded by the coding sequence ATGGCCGAATTGATCAAAAGCGCCCCCGGCGGCGAAGCCCTGAGCGCCAGCCTCAAATCCCTTGGCGGCCAATGGCGCCGCCTGACTGCCGATTCCCGTTCCGTATTGGTGATAGCCCTGCTGGCCGCCATAGTGGCTGGCGCCATAGTGGTGATCCTCTGGACCAGCAGCCGCCAGTACGTGCCTCTTTACGGCAAGCAGGAGCTGTACGACAAAGCGACCATCATCGATACCCTGGAAAAAGAAGGCATCGACTTCCAGCTCGACGGCAACAGCGGCAACGTGCTGGTAGCCGAAGACCGCCTGGCCGATGCCCGCATGCGCCTGGCTGCCAAGGGCGTCAAGGCGGCCCTGCCGGCCGGCCTGGATGAACTGGGCAACATCTCCACCCTGGGCACCAGCCAGTTCATGGAGTCGGCCCGCTACATGCACGCCCTGGAAGGGGAACTGGCCCGCACCATCATCGCCCTTGACCCGGTGCGCAGCGCCCGGGTCCACCTGGCTGTGCCCAAGCGCACCCTCTTTGTGGGCCGTGAAGAGCAAAAGCCCACCGCCTCGGTGATGGTGGACCTGGCTTCGCCCCTGGACCAGAACCAGGTAGAGGCCATCCTTAACCTGGTGGCAGGCTCCATCCCCGGCATGACCGCTGGCGCCGTGTCCGTGGTGGACCAGAACGGCAACCTGCTGTCGGCCGGCCTTGGCGAGTTGGACAACCCGGCCCGCCTTTCCGGCAAACAGATGGACTACAGCACCCGCCTGGAAGAGCGCATGAAAGAGCGCGCCAGCGCCATGCTGCAACCGCTGCTGGGTATGGAAAACTTCCGGGTGCAGGTGGCGGCGGACGTGGACTTTTCCAGCGTCAACGAAACCCGCGAGGCCCTGGAAGGGGACCCGGTGCTGACCCAGGAAAACGCCAAGCGTGACAGCTCCACCGACTCCATCGCCCTGGGGATCCCCGGCGCCCTGACCAACAGGCCCCCTGTGCCCCAGAACAACGCCCAGGGCCAGGCCGACGCCGAACCGCAAAAAGCGGTCAGCCAGCGTGAAGAAACCAACCGCCGCTTCGAAACCGGCCGCGCCGTGACCCACACCAAGTATGCCCAGGGCCGCCTGCGCCAGCTGTCGGTATCGGTGCTGGTCAACAGTGCCCAGGCCCCGGAAGGGGGCTGGCAACAGGCCGATCTGGATCAGCTTTCCGACATGGTAAAAACCGCCGTCGGTTTCGACGGTGCCCGGGGTGACCAGTTCAGCCTGCACAGCTTCAACTTTGCCGCCCAGACCAAGCCGCTGCCCATGCCAGAGGCCCAGTGGTGGCAAGAGCCGGTCTGGCAGAACTACCTGCGTTACGCCGTGGGTGGCCTGATGGTACTGCTGCTGATCCTGTTCGGGATCCGGCCCCTGGTACGCCACCTGGTGCGTCCGGCCCAGGCTCCTGGCGACGACGACCTGCTGGCCCTGGACGAGGACGACAGCGAACTGCTGAGCCAGTCCCGCAGCCGCGCCGAACTGGACGACGACGAAGAAGAGCTGTTGGCCGCCTTGCCGCCGCCGGGCTCCGAGCTGGAAGTACAACTCAAGCACCTGCAACTGCTGGTGGACAAGGAAACGGCCCGAGTCGCCGAAGTGGTCAAACAATGGGTGAGCAGCGATGAACAACGCCATGACTGA
- a CDS encoding FliG C-terminal domain-containing protein, with the protein MTERTDLDRAAILLLSMGESTAAKVMARLSRDEVTAVSQRMAKLSGVSTQEAKDVMQGFFDHYREHSGISAASRNYLEKTLDMALGKRLARGMIDSIYGDALRQELKALHWVPADTLARFFRNEHPQLQAVLLAFLPPENASAVMAALPKDAHDDLLFRVANLKEVSDQVLEELKTTLARCLHFVSEQSTAKVDGVRQAADILNRYHGDRGALMEMLKLHDQDTAGMVAENMYDFMTLARQSDEVLQTLVQEVPTETLALALKGADAQVRDALLAALPKRMAQGLQDAQQAMGVVPLSRADQARGEIMALVRSLHEEQQLSYQLFEEKTVS; encoded by the coding sequence ATGACTGAAAGAACCGATCTGGACAGGGCCGCCATACTGCTGCTGTCCATGGGTGAGAGCACCGCCGCCAAGGTGATGGCCCGCCTGAGCCGTGACGAAGTTACCGCCGTGTCCCAGCGCATGGCCAAGCTCAGCGGCGTGTCCACCCAGGAAGCCAAAGATGTGATGCAGGGCTTTTTCGACCATTACCGTGAGCACAGCGGCATCAGTGCCGCCTCCCGTAACTACCTGGAGAAGACCCTGGATATGGCCCTGGGCAAACGCCTGGCCAGGGGCATGATCGACAGCATCTACGGCGATGCCCTGCGCCAGGAGCTCAAGGCCCTGCACTGGGTGCCGGCCGATACCCTGGCCCGTTTCTTCCGCAACGAGCATCCCCAGCTGCAAGCGGTGCTGCTGGCCTTCCTGCCGCCGGAAAACGCCTCGGCGGTGATGGCGGCCCTGCCCAAGGATGCCCACGACGACTTGCTGTTCCGTGTGGCCAACCTCAAGGAAGTCAGCGACCAGGTGCTCGAAGAGCTCAAGACCACCCTGGCCCGCTGCCTGCACTTCGTCTCCGAGCAATCCACCGCCAAGGTGGACGGGGTGCGCCAGGCCGCCGACATCCTCAACCGTTACCACGGTGACCGTGGCGCCCTGATGGAGATGCTCAAGCTCCACGATCAGGACACCGCCGGCATGGTGGCCGAGAACATGTACGACTTCATGACCCTGGCCCGCCAGTCCGACGAAGTGCTGCAGACCCTGGTGCAGGAAGTGCCCACCGAAACCCTGGCCCTGGCCCTCAAAGGTGCCGATGCCCAGGTACGGGACGCCCTGTTGGCGGCGCTGCCCAAGCGTATGGCCCAAGGCCTGCAAGACGCCCAGCAAGCCATGGGTGTGGTACCGCTGAGCCGTGCCGATCAGGCCAGGGGCGAGATCATGGCCCTGGTGCGCAGTCTCCACGAGGAACAGCAGCTCAGCTATCAGCTGTTTGAGGAAAAGACGGTCAGCTAG
- a CDS encoding sigma-54-dependent transcriptional regulator, with amino-acid sequence MDKTILLVDPRGSEDPVYRQVEQAGYRLVVAQDCPTALISLHQTEPMLVLVDADLDTPLSEFVARIRRAHPKCPVVTLVRAHQSVKASEAMRQGAMDYLLKPFTEEQLLAVVSHAISLHEPIPNMVVASQASRQVLLLAKKAAQTTASVLISGESGTGKERLARYIHDQSCRANGAYVAVNCAAIPESMLESTLFGHAKGAFTGAVASQVGKFELANGGTLLLDEISEMPLDLQAKLLRVIQERELEKLGSNQKVKLDVRIIAATNKDLREEVAKGRFREDLFYRLDVLPLAWPALRERPDDILPLARHFLDKYADGTAFELHPDAARSLLSHPWPGNVRELENVVQRALILARGLVLQPEDLMLPRSIERSFDPQVTSLQASKKCAEFQHVLDTLRRFNGHRQNTADALGVTTRALRYKLAAMREQGIDVNQLVVSG; translated from the coding sequence ATGGACAAGACTATATTGCTGGTGGATCCCCGTGGATCCGAAGACCCGGTTTACCGTCAGGTTGAACAGGCCGGTTACCGCCTGGTAGTGGCGCAGGATTGCCCCACCGCCCTAATCAGCCTGCACCAGACCGAGCCCATGCTGGTGCTGGTGGATGCCGACCTTGACACCCCCTTGAGCGAGTTTGTCGCCCGCATCCGCCGCGCCCATCCCAAGTGCCCGGTGGTGACCCTGGTTCGGGCCCACCAGAGCGTCAAGGCCTCCGAGGCCATGCGCCAAGGCGCCATGGACTACCTGCTCAAGCCCTTTACCGAAGAGCAGCTGCTGGCCGTGGTCAGCCACGCTATCAGCCTGCACGAACCCATTCCCAACATGGTGGTGGCCTCCCAGGCCAGCCGCCAGGTGCTGCTGCTGGCCAAAAAGGCCGCCCAGACCACCGCATCGGTATTGATCAGTGGCGAGTCCGGCACCGGCAAAGAGCGCCTGGCCCGTTACATCCATGACCAGTCTTGCCGCGCCAACGGTGCCTATGTGGCCGTCAACTGCGCCGCCATTCCCGAGTCCATGCTCGAGTCCACCCTCTTTGGCCACGCCAAAGGCGCCTTTACCGGCGCCGTGGCCAGCCAGGTGGGTAAGTTCGAACTGGCCAACGGCGGCACCCTGCTGCTGGACGAGATCTCCGAGATGCCCCTTGATCTGCAGGCCAAGCTGCTGCGGGTCATCCAGGAGCGTGAGCTGGAGAAACTGGGCTCCAACCAGAAGGTCAAGCTGGACGTGCGCATCATCGCCGCCACCAACAAGGACCTTCGTGAGGAAGTAGCCAAGGGCCGCTTCCGTGAAGACCTGTTCTACCGCCTGGACGTGTTGCCCCTGGCCTGGCCGGCCCTGCGCGAGCGCCCGGACGACATCCTGCCCCTGGCCCGCCATTTCCTGGACAAGTACGCCGATGGCACTGCCTTTGAACTGCACCCAGATGCAGCCCGCAGCCTGCTGTCCCACCCTTGGCCCGGCAACGTGCGGGAGCTGGAAAACGTGGTGCAGCGCGCCCTGATCCTGGCTCGCGGCCTGGTGCTGCAGCCTGAAGATCTGATGCTGCCTCGCAGCATAGAGCGCAGCTTCGATCCACAAGTGACCTCATTGCAGGCCTCCAAGAAATGCGCCGAGTTCCAGCACGTGCTGGACACCCTGCGCCGTTTCAACGGCCATCGCCAGAACACTGCCGACGCCCTGGGTGTCACCACCCGGGCCTTGCGTTACAAGCTGGCCGCCATGCGCGAGCAGGGCATAGACGTCAATCAACTGGTCGTAAGTGGCTAA
- a CDS encoding flagellar FliJ family protein has protein sequence MFDLFLERQQNLLENLGSQKVQKHQQLEQHRQRVELLSDVDQHLGQVASHSALYHQNRLALRRQLGDMLASQQQEMELAQLDLNYQQQLLLKQFGKVKGLEVVQKKRADLARMEGTKQEQQQMDEWVSSRRRTPRGSGL, from the coding sequence ATGTTTGATTTGTTCCTGGAGCGCCAGCAGAACCTGCTGGAAAACCTCGGCAGCCAAAAGGTGCAAAAGCACCAGCAGCTGGAGCAGCACCGCCAGCGGGTGGAGCTGCTCAGCGATGTGGACCAGCACCTGGGCCAGGTGGCCAGCCACAGCGCCCTCTATCATCAGAACCGGCTGGCGCTTCGGCGCCAGTTGGGGGACATGCTGGCCAGCCAGCAGCAGGAGATGGAGTTGGCTCAGCTGGACCTGAACTACCAGCAGCAGTTGCTGCTCAAGCAGTTCGGCAAGGTCAAGGGCCTGGAAGTGGTGCAAAAAAAACGCGCCGATCTGGCGCGAATGGAAGGAACGAAACAAGAACAACAGCAGATGGACGAATGGGTCAGCTCTCGACGCCGTACTCCAAGGGGGTCCGGCCTATGA
- the fliE gene encoding flagellar hook-basal body complex protein FliE, whose amino-acid sequence MKIDNISTQASLLQQLNRLSLEADGISPNRIAGQGEGSFTDAMKAAVNKVDFDQKAAGDLMTAVETGQSDDLVGAMVASQKAGLSFSALVQVRNKLVSAFDDIMRMPV is encoded by the coding sequence ATGAAAATCGACAATATCAGCACCCAGGCCAGCCTGCTGCAGCAACTGAATCGCCTGAGCCTAGAAGCCGACGGTATCTCTCCCAACCGTATCGCCGGCCAAGGTGAAGGCTCCTTTACCGACGCCATGAAGGCCGCCGTCAACAAGGTGGACTTCGACCAGAAAGCCGCCGGCGATCTGATGACCGCCGTGGAAACCGGCCAAAGTGACGACCTGGTGGGGGCCATGGTGGCCAGCCAGAAAGCAGGGCTGAGCTTCTCGGCCCTGGTCCAGGTCCGTAACAAACTGGTGTCGGCCTTCGACGACATCATGCGCATGCCGGTGTAA